A region of the Bremerella alba genome:
GATCACGCAAAGCCAACACTGTTGGACCCTTTTAACGCTGCCGGCCCATCACTGGAAATGGCGAATGCGGCACGCTGCGATCACCTTCGCCGAGCAAGTCACAAGCCTTCCGCACACACACTTCGATGCCATCTTCTGCAGCGACATGCTGAACCTGGCCGTCTTTCGTGGTCTCGCCCCGCAGTCGATCGCTCAGCTTCCGGCCGTCGTCTACTTCCACGAAAACCAGCTCACCTATCCGGACAACACCCGAGCGCAGCGAGACTACCACTACGCGTTCGATAACTTCCAAACTCTTCTGGCTGCTGATCAGGCGTGGTTTAACTCGGCTTACCATCGCACCGAGTTCTTCCAGCAGTGCAGGGCGTTTCTGAAGAAGTTTCCCGACTTCACGTTGGAAGGTCGCTTAGATCACGCGTTTGGGCAAACGACTATCGCTTCGCCCGGCTTGCCAGAGATCGAAACTAGCCAGCGAGAGCACAACTGGCAATGTCCGCATATCGTCTGGGCGGCTCGTTGGGAAAAGGACAAGAACCCCGAAAGCTTCTTCCGCGCCATGTACCGCCTGAAGGACGACGGCCTTCCGTTCCGATTGAGCATCGTCGGCGAGTCGTTCCGCGACTGCCCGCCCATCTTTAGCGAGGCCCGCGAAGTCCTGGCAGATCACATCGAGCAGTGGGGCTTTCTCCCCAGTCATGAAGATTACGTCCGCTTGCTGTGCACTAGCGACATCTTCGTGTCGACCGCCGAGCACGAGTTCTTTGGTATCTCCGCAGCCGAGGCGATCCTCGCCGGAAACCTTCCGGTACTCCCAAGCCGTCTGGCATATCCGGAGCTGGTTGACCAGCAGCCGAGCCTACTTTACGACGGCACAACCTTTGGCCTAATCGCTCACCTGCAAAAGCTACGAGAAGACAAAACATTCCAGCAGGCCGTACAGCAACAAACAGCGTTGGTTGCCTTGAAGCTCGACCGACTGCAATGGTCACAACTGGCACCCGTCTACGACGAACGTCTGAAGTCAGTCACCGACAAGGCTTAGAAACGGTGTTTCCTTCTTGACTGTCTGATCCTCGCCGCGTTAGCCCCCCCGGTGAAGGGAGACACCAATCGGCATCCGGAGAATTCAGGCTCGGGTCGGTGATTTGAGGAAATTAAACCGCTTTCATTACCCAGTCCTTCCGAGGGGGGTTGTGGCTGTGTGTGGGGGGCGATACGATAGTATCTAGCCCACTGCTGAGACTGATTCTCGTTGTCGATTCTCTTTAGTCGCAACCGATCACTTAGCCAGATCCATCCAGCCATGGTGAATAGTTCTCAGTGCTAACCTGCCATTTATTTTTTTAGGATATGTAGGTCATGCCGACGACTACCATGCCGAAGGTTTGCGCGCTACCTGTGGTTCGATCTTCCCGTAATGGGTTTACCCTAGTCGAACTATTGGTGGTCATCGCCATCATTGGGATCTTGATTGCTCTGTTGCTTCCCGCCGTTCAACAGGCTCGCGAGGCTGCCCGTCGAACCCAATGCTTGAACAATTTAAAGCAGATCTCTTTGGGGCTCGTTCAATTCGAGCATACCTACGGACACTTCCCATACAACCGAACCGGTTTTCTCTGGCGTATTCTCCCGTTTATCGAGCAGAATACGTTGTCGAACCAAATCAACGCCGCTCGCCCTGACGACAATCCCAACACAACCGATCCGTCCCAATACTACAACGGAAAATGGGATAACGATGTCTGGCATCCGGAATTGACGGAGGCCTTTGAGAACGTCCTGCCAACCTACGTTTGCCCTAGCACGCCGGGTCAGCGACAGATCGAGTCGAATGGGTACCTTGCGGGAGCGACTGACTATTCTACCGCGCGAATTCCCAATGTTCGTCCTGCCGGCCATACGCTCTGGTATCAGGACGGTACCCCGCAAATGAATTACAACACGGCTACCAGTCCACCGAGTTCTCGCGGTACGAACCCGACTTGGAAAGGTGCCAGAGCCGCGCAAATCACCGATGGTTTCAGCAATACGATTTTGTTCTACGAGCGTGCAGGCGCCCCGAATCGATACGTAAAAGGACGTATCGTCGGAACCGATTCGCTGGCATGGCCTGGCAACCAGGGCGACAAAATGACCGCCTACAAAGCCGATAACCTGGATGCGAGTACCTCTAATCGTGCTTCCGGTCGAGGCGTCAACGGTGACCCGCTTTCGCCTTATAACGATTCTTTAAGTGTGGATTGTTCTACGCACGATT
Encoded here:
- a CDS encoding tRNA-queuosine alpha-mannosyltransferase domain-containing protein, whose product is MNILALEPYFGGSHQAFLDGWITQSQHCWTLLTLPAHHWKWRMRHAAITFAEQVTSLPHTHFDAIFCSDMLNLAVFRGLAPQSIAQLPAVVYFHENQLTYPDNTRAQRDYHYAFDNFQTLLAADQAWFNSAYHRTEFFQQCRAFLKKFPDFTLEGRLDHAFGQTTIASPGLPEIETSQREHNWQCPHIVWAARWEKDKNPESFFRAMYRLKDDGLPFRLSIVGESFRDCPPIFSEAREVLADHIEQWGFLPSHEDYVRLLCTSDIFVSTAEHEFFGISAAEAILAGNLPVLPSRLAYPELVDQQPSLLYDGTTFGLIAHLQKLREDKTFQQAVQQQTALVALKLDRLQWSQLAPVYDERLKSVTDKA
- a CDS encoding DUF1559 domain-containing protein, giving the protein MPTTTMPKVCALPVVRSSRNGFTLVELLVVIAIIGILIALLLPAVQQAREAARRTQCLNNLKQISLGLVQFEHTYGHFPYNRTGFLWRILPFIEQNTLSNQINAARPDDNPNTTDPSQYYNGKWDNDVWHPELTEAFENVLPTYVCPSTPGQRQIESNGYLAGATDYSTARIPNVRPAGHTLWYQDGTPQMNYNTATSPPSSRGTNPTWKGARAAQITDGFSNTILFYERAGAPNRYVKGRIVGTDSLAWPGNQGDKMTAYKADNLDASTSNRASGRGVNGDPLSPYNDSLSVDCSTHDSANEAAIDECGFKFIGHTNAGQPYSFHTGVVGIAQCDGSARFISNNIELTTFLNLLLRDDGQVLGEF